The following proteins are co-located in the Desulfatitalea tepidiphila genome:
- a CDS encoding SDR family oxidoreductase: MAEIRFDGRVAIVTGAGHGIGRMYALELAARGAKVVVNDLGGARDGAGADQSAADQVVAEITAAGGEAVANYDSVATMKGGANIVQTAVDAYGKVDILVNNAGILRDKSFLKMSEEEWDLVIAVHLKGAFCVTQPAVKLMKAANYGRVIFTSSTSGLYGNFGQCNYGAAKMGLVGIMNTLKLEIANYNIKVNTIAPTAYSRMTSDIFPPEFEKKLNPQFNAPMVLYLASEENDVSGMIYVMGAGWYGRTAVVSGKGVCIGNGIREIHPEEIRDHFQQVNSLAETKPHASGANIFEYMTPLVSK, translated from the coding sequence ATGGCGGAAATCAGATTTGATGGCAGAGTAGCGATTGTCACGGGGGCCGGGCATGGCATCGGCCGGATGTATGCATTGGAGTTGGCTGCCCGGGGCGCCAAGGTGGTGGTCAACGATCTTGGCGGGGCGCGCGACGGCGCCGGGGCCGACCAGTCCGCTGCCGACCAGGTCGTGGCCGAGATCACGGCCGCCGGCGGCGAAGCGGTAGCCAACTACGACTCGGTGGCCACCATGAAGGGCGGCGCCAACATCGTGCAGACTGCGGTGGACGCTTATGGCAAAGTGGATATCCTGGTCAACAACGCGGGTATTCTTCGTGACAAATCATTTCTGAAAATGTCGGAAGAGGAGTGGGACCTGGTGATCGCGGTCCATCTCAAAGGCGCCTTCTGCGTCACCCAACCAGCGGTGAAATTGATGAAAGCGGCCAACTACGGCCGGGTGATCTTCACCTCTTCCACCTCTGGGCTCTACGGCAACTTCGGCCAATGCAATTACGGCGCCGCCAAGATGGGCCTGGTGGGCATCATGAACACCCTCAAGCTCGAAATCGCCAATTACAATATCAAGGTCAACACCATCGCGCCCACCGCCTATTCGCGCATGACGAGCGATATCTTCCCGCCCGAGTTCGAAAAGAAACTCAATCCCCAGTTCAATGCGCCCATGGTGCTCTATCTGGCTTCCGAAGAGAATGACGTGAGCGGCATGATTTATGTCATGGGCGCGGGGTGGTACGGCCGCACGGCCGTGGTCTCGGGAAAAGGGGTGTGCATCGGCAACGGAATCCGGGAGATTCATCCCGAAGAGATCCGCGACCATTTCCAGCAGGTCAACAGCCTGGCCGAAACCAAGCCCCATGCGAGCGGGGCCAATATCTTCGAGTACATGACGCCGCTGGTGTCCAAATAA
- a CDS encoding alpha/beta hydrolase → MGTVNEWMMENSAGAERYVREWPNEKAGWIALLCHGYGEHIGRYDLLADDLRAVGAAVVGLDHEGHGRSDGERALISDFEAVVEDLHQVAVKSIAGRPGLPMILIGHSMGGMIAARYAQHHGKELAALVLSGPMFGAREVLQQLMAMDPIPEIPLDPAVLSRDSEIGKAYAQDPLVYHGAFRRETLSAMISAMAAVEAGPGLGELPMLWVHGESDLLVPMAETRPMIQHLQGKIYAEKIYPGAMHEVFNETNRDEVIGEVIQFVKRFV, encoded by the coding sequence ATGGGGACGGTGAACGAATGGATGATGGAAAACAGCGCCGGGGCAGAACGTTACGTGCGCGAATGGCCCAATGAGAAGGCCGGCTGGATCGCCTTGCTGTGCCACGGTTATGGCGAGCATATCGGCCGTTACGACCTTTTGGCCGACGACCTGCGTGCGGTCGGGGCGGCGGTCGTGGGACTGGACCACGAGGGCCACGGCCGGTCCGACGGCGAGCGGGCCCTGATCTCCGATTTCGAAGCCGTGGTCGAGGACCTGCACCAGGTGGCCGTCAAGAGCATCGCGGGTCGGCCCGGCCTGCCCATGATACTCATCGGCCACTCCATGGGCGGCATGATCGCCGCGCGCTACGCCCAGCATCACGGCAAGGAGCTGGCCGCCCTGGTGCTCTCCGGCCCCATGTTCGGCGCCCGCGAAGTGCTCCAGCAGCTCATGGCCATGGACCCCATTCCCGAGATTCCGCTGGACCCGGCCGTGCTCTCCCGGGATTCGGAGATCGGGAAGGCCTATGCCCAGGATCCGTTGGTATATCACGGCGCTTTCCGGCGCGAAACCCTGTCGGCCATGATTTCAGCCATGGCAGCCGTCGAAGCCGGTCCGGGGCTGGGGGAGCTGCCCATGCTCTGGGTTCACGGCGAGTCGGACCTGCTGGTGCCCATGGCTGAAACGCGGCCCATGATCCAACACCTGCAAGGGAAGATCTACGCGGAGAAGATTTATCCCGGTGCCATGCATGAAGTCTTCAACGAAACCAACCGGGACGAGGTGATCGGAGAGGTGATCCAGTTTGTGAAGCGTTTCGTCTGA
- a CDS encoding FAD-dependent oxidoreductase encodes MKTLPKEIAAIVVGTGPGGATVARDLTKNHQRVLMLEWGDDAPLTGGALQGIKSLLVPGRSLLFTPQLLGLVRGITTGGSSVLNYATAFPVPFDMLASYGVDIRQEVKALREELPVAPLKDEMVGPMSRRIMECARDLGYDWQKLDKLMYQDRWMPGTPFGHYGDPHEVKWSARMFAHEAMAKGATLINGARVTRVLLDGRCAVGVEFVRKGEKKRAFAPRIVLSAGGIGTPVILRASGIEGAGFDFFFDPLIGVRGTVRDIDVPTSEIPMSAGVHLADEGYMMTDMAHPFFTTALFAAGALRFDQMGARRCTLQIMVKAKDELGGRLTNTGGVRKMLGKAEKSKLQRGYERARAILKRAGAREIFRTQYLAAHPGGTAKISDLVDSNLMTAYDNLFVCDCSVIPQAWGLPPSMTLIALGKRLATHLLRKSA; translated from the coding sequence ATGAAAACGCTTCCAAAAGAAATCGCTGCCATCGTGGTTGGCACCGGCCCGGGCGGCGCCACCGTGGCCCGGGACTTGACGAAAAATCACCAGAGGGTGCTCATGCTCGAATGGGGGGACGACGCCCCGCTGACCGGCGGCGCCCTGCAAGGCATCAAATCCCTTCTCGTGCCGGGCAGAAGCCTGCTGTTCACACCGCAATTGCTCGGCCTGGTGCGCGGCATCACCACCGGCGGCAGCTCGGTTCTCAATTACGCCACCGCGTTTCCGGTGCCCTTCGACATGCTTGCGTCATACGGCGTCGATATTCGCCAGGAGGTCAAAGCGCTGCGGGAAGAGCTGCCGGTAGCGCCCCTCAAGGACGAGATGGTCGGCCCCATGTCCCGGCGCATCATGGAATGCGCCCGGGATTTGGGCTACGACTGGCAGAAACTCGACAAGTTGATGTACCAGGATCGATGGATGCCCGGCACGCCGTTCGGCCATTACGGCGACCCGCACGAGGTGAAGTGGAGTGCCCGCATGTTCGCCCACGAAGCAATGGCCAAGGGCGCGACGCTGATCAACGGCGCCCGGGTCACCCGCGTCCTCCTCGACGGCCGCTGCGCCGTGGGGGTTGAGTTCGTTCGCAAGGGAGAGAAAAAGCGCGCGTTCGCTCCGAGGATCGTGCTCTCCGCGGGCGGCATCGGTACGCCGGTAATCCTCCGGGCCAGCGGCATCGAGGGGGCGGGATTCGATTTTTTCTTCGATCCGCTCATCGGCGTCAGGGGTACGGTCCGCGATATCGATGTGCCGACCAGCGAGATCCCCATGAGCGCCGGCGTGCATCTGGCGGACGAAGGCTACATGATGACGGACATGGCCCATCCCTTCTTCACCACGGCCCTGTTTGCCGCCGGGGCATTGCGGTTCGATCAGATGGGGGCCCGGCGTTGCACCCTCCAGATCATGGTCAAGGCAAAGGACGAATTGGGTGGCCGGCTCACCAACACGGGCGGCGTGCGGAAGATGCTCGGCAAAGCCGAAAAAAGTAAGCTGCAACGGGGATATGAACGGGCCAGGGCCATATTGAAGCGAGCGGGGGCCCGGGAGATTTTCAGGACCCAGTACTTGGCCGCCCACCCAGGCGGCACGGCCAAGATCAGCGACCTCGTGGATTCGAACCTGATGACCGCCTATGACAACCTGTTCGTCTGCGACTGTTCGGTGATCCCCCAAGCCTGGGGATTGCCGCCGTCCATGACCCTGATCGCCCTGGGAAAACGTCTGGCAACGCATCTGCTCCGGAAAAGCGCCTGA
- a CDS encoding PaaI family thioesterase — MDKKLDNIDEKLTRLGDGLLPGMFGIEVFAADKGTARMRMAIRPDMLAPNGYLHAAAVIALADTAAGYGTMGNLPPGAKAFTTIELKSNFTGTAREGTLACDARAAHGGRMTQVWDAQVTHVETGKIIAHFRCTQMILFEGLNECLS, encoded by the coding sequence ATGGATAAGAAACTAGACAACATCGACGAAAAGCTGACGCGGCTCGGGGACGGGCTGCTGCCCGGCATGTTCGGCATCGAAGTGTTTGCGGCGGACAAGGGCACCGCGCGGATGCGCATGGCCATCCGACCCGACATGCTGGCGCCCAACGGATATCTCCATGCGGCCGCGGTCATCGCCCTGGCCGATACGGCCGCGGGATATGGCACCATGGGTAACCTGCCGCCGGGGGCCAAGGCCTTTACGACCATCGAGTTGAAAAGCAACTTTACCGGAACGGCCAGGGAGGGGACGCTGGCCTGTGACGCCAGAGCAGCTCACGGCGGCCGGATGACCCAGGTGTGGGACGCCCAGGTGACCCACGTGGAGACCGGAAAAATCATCGCCCACTTCCGCTGCACCCAGATGATCCTGTTCGAGGGCCTCAACGAGTGCTTGAGCTGA
- a CDS encoding extracellular catalytic domain type 1 short-chain-length polyhydroxyalkanoate depolymerase: MNYSLKFSPIGIIALIFLLGACTGSLSSTNIKGPSTYKQRMDLVTGGYQRSYRVHIPSGYDGLTSLSLVVVIHGAFDTARGIEKISGFSQIADRETFIVLYPEGIGILGYLQHWNAGHCCGKAANEQIDDVGYLAEAIEDVCMRLTVDRSRVYMVGFSNGGMMTYRFAAEHPDKLAAACAIAASIGGRSNAAAPLWRIQKPDKKLPIFIMHGLNDDDIPFAGGRSMVRKGDRSYLSVRDSVQFWIDANGCNGPPVISDLCGGCVQIQTWHDNTKASETVLCVIKNWGHIWPGPYFTGKLADNNALYGFNAAELIWSFFKKFPCT, encoded by the coding sequence ATGAACTATTCCCTGAAATTCAGTCCGATCGGCATCATTGCGTTGATTTTTCTCTTGGGTGCTTGCACTGGGTCATTGTCATCGACAAACATCAAGGGCCCATCCACATACAAGCAACGCATGGATCTTGTCACTGGCGGGTATCAGCGTTCCTACCGGGTACACATTCCTTCAGGTTATGACGGCTTAACCTCGTTGTCGCTTGTAGTCGTCATTCACGGTGCATTCGATACGGCCAGAGGCATTGAGAAAATTTCCGGATTCAGCCAGATCGCCGATCGGGAGACTTTTATTGTCCTTTATCCAGAGGGCATTGGGATTTTGGGCTATCTGCAACACTGGAATGCGGGACACTGTTGCGGAAAAGCCGCCAATGAGCAAATTGACGATGTGGGATATCTTGCCGAGGCTATAGAAGATGTATGCATGCGACTAACGGTGGATAGAAGCCGCGTTTATATGGTTGGTTTTTCAAACGGTGGCATGATGACTTATCGATTTGCAGCAGAACACCCCGATAAACTTGCTGCCGCTTGCGCCATCGCCGCAAGCATCGGTGGCCGTTCCAATGCGGCCGCACCATTATGGCGTATCCAAAAGCCCGATAAAAAGCTGCCCATCTTTATCATGCATGGCTTGAATGATGATGACATACCTTTCGCAGGTGGGCGATCGATGGTGCGAAAGGGCGATCGAAGCTATCTTTCCGTCAGAGATTCGGTCCAGTTTTGGATTGACGCCAATGGTTGCAACGGCCCTCCGGTGATTTCGGATTTATGCGGCGGCTGCGTACAGATCCAGACATGGCATGACAACACGAAAGCATCTGAAACGGTCTTGTGTGTGATCAAAAACTGGGGCCATATTTGGCCGGGACCCTATTTTACCGGCAAACTGGCCGACAATAATGCCCTGTATGGTTTTAATGCTGCCGAACTAATCTGGTCCTTCTTCAAGAAATTTCCTTGTACTTAA
- a CDS encoding TolC family protein, with protein MANRSEFSNGETSRPGHQILVKALDGSLASQPALFHAAEGGRDRGRIDVFAAEMQSLEYDKSCFQIEPGIWERDVMLIYEPTLPEIRLEPVDQYVAVAMRMRPILNQTRLEIERGELELVKTRNGLLPRLDLFVTLGKSGYANAFGDAFDRLDGDSYDAQAGLTLQLPLFNRQSEALHRRAQLTREQTQKAMNNLAQLVEVDVRTAHIEVDRTQQQIGASSATRRFDEEKLRTETEKLRVGRSTSYLVAQAQRDLLASRLAEVRALVNYIKALINLYRLDGSLLERRGIAAPGREPVQPSKQ; from the coding sequence GTGGCAAACCGCTCAGAGTTTTCAAATGGAGAAACCTCCAGGCCTGGTCACCAGATACTTGTCAAGGCCCTCGATGGCTCCCTCGCGTCCCAGCCCGCTCTATTTCATGCCGCCGAAGGGGGCCGCGACCGAGGTCGGATTGATGTCTTTGCTGCCGAAATGCAGTCCCTCGAATATGATAAAAGCTGTTTTCAGATAGAGCCGGGCATCTGGGAGCGTGACGTGATGCTGATCTATGAGCCTACCCTGCCCGAGATCCGGCTGGAACCGGTCGACCAGTATGTGGCGGTGGCCATGCGCATGCGCCCGATCCTCAACCAGACCCGCCTGGAGATCGAACGCGGCGAACTGGAACTGGTCAAGACCCGCAACGGACTGCTGCCAAGGCTCGACCTGTTCGTCACCCTGGGCAAAAGCGGCTATGCCAACGCCTTCGGCGATGCCTTCGACCGCCTGGACGGTGACAGTTACGATGCCCAGGCCGGCCTCACCCTTCAATTGCCCCTGTTCAACCGGCAATCCGAGGCGCTTCATCGCCGGGCGCAGCTCACCCGTGAACAGACCCAGAAGGCGATGAACAACCTGGCCCAGCTGGTGGAGGTCGACGTGCGAACCGCCCACATCGAGGTCGACCGCACCCAGCAGCAGATCGGCGCCTCGTCGGCCACCCGCCGGTTCGACGAAGAGAAGCTGCGCACCGAAACCGAAAAATTGCGCGTGGGCCGGTCGACCAGCTACCTGGTGGCCCAGGCCCAGCGCGATCTGCTGGCCAGCCGCCTCGCCGAGGTGCGCGCCCTGGTCAACTACATCAAGGCCCTGATCAATCTATACCGCCTCGATGGTTCGCTGCTCGAACGCCGCGGCATCGCCGCACCAGGACGGGAACCGGTGCAACCGTCCAAGCAGTAG
- a CDS encoding phosphate/phosphite/phosphonate ABC transporter substrate-binding protein, which yields MEWKWFKSFLLCVAVVSLASISSAQEVVKIGVLAKDGPAKALSQWKSTGDYLTANVTGVQFEVVPLDFKDVNPAVKEGTVDFFLVNSSMFVETKVKYGAVAVATMVNSRQGKPLKAFGGVVIATVGNDQINNLNDLKGKSFMAVSKSSFGGWQMAYKEILDAGIDPFSDFSKLEFGGKHENVVLAVLNGAVDAGTVRTDTLERMAASGSIFLDDFKVIGKQSHPEFPFLCSTALYPEWPLARISSTPVQLSDKVVEALMKLKPEDQAAKDAKVVGWSASLDYGPVEELQKKLKIGAYAN from the coding sequence ATGGAATGGAAATGGTTCAAATCGTTTTTATTATGTGTGGCAGTTGTATCACTTGCAAGTATTTCCAGCGCACAGGAAGTGGTAAAGATCGGCGTTCTCGCAAAAGACGGTCCTGCAAAGGCACTTTCGCAGTGGAAGTCAACCGGTGATTACCTGACTGCCAATGTAACTGGTGTTCAATTTGAGGTTGTTCCACTCGATTTTAAAGATGTCAATCCAGCTGTGAAAGAAGGAACTGTTGACTTCTTTCTCGTCAACTCATCCATGTTCGTCGAAACCAAGGTTAAGTATGGCGCTGTTGCGGTGGCGACGATGGTCAATTCGAGGCAAGGGAAACCCTTGAAGGCTTTCGGTGGAGTAGTCATTGCAACGGTGGGCAACGATCAAATCAACAATTTGAATGATTTAAAGGGAAAGAGCTTTATGGCTGTTTCTAAATCCTCCTTCGGCGGATGGCAGATGGCTTACAAAGAAATCCTTGACGCAGGCATCGATCCTTTTTCCGATTTTAGCAAATTGGAATTTGGCGGAAAGCATGAAAATGTCGTTCTGGCCGTGCTCAACGGAGCCGTCGATGCCGGAACAGTCAGGACAGATACCTTGGAGCGGATGGCAGCCAGCGGCAGCATTTTCCTGGATGACTTCAAAGTGATAGGAAAACAGTCCCATCCTGAATTCCCTTTTTTGTGCAGCACCGCGCTCTACCCTGAATGGCCATTGGCAAGGATTTCTTCGACGCCTGTGCAACTTTCGGATAAAGTAGTAGAGGCATTAATGAAGCTTAAACCTGAAGATCAGGCGGCAAAGGATGCTAAGGTGGTTGGCTGGTCGGCATCGCTTGATTATGGCCCTGTTGAAGAACTCCAGAAAAAACTAAAAATTGGGGCCTACGCCAATTGA
- a CDS encoding methyl-accepting chemotaxis protein, whose product MHWGLVSNNKGQKMLKKSKLGYGAVNLGIRGKLLIPTLGTLVIVIIGLSAALVSVQQRLSGNMRQDVEKTIASANIEISGDLEKLQDDIERSLGDMSESSSLALTQATTYALNKQRSKVESDWEKMMMESGESIALLMARVAPNAILGKDFQALNSYVSAALQNPNVIYAFYIRPDGGLLTRYIDQKNEKIQAYLKTDGDNRYNKILGAAKKDTSVLIVNKSIEFEGEVLGAVELCISKASVMEKIGDMEKQFSALVDSNKMLSFKVLQEESNKVQKNFSAIVGGIIDRNKSTAAATADELKFASAAMIQKTKWINLSGGCICILLVAVVLFFIIQHVMKPLNQTLSVVKDIAEGEGDLTIRLQLASNDEIGELSKWFNIFLDKLQGIIADIAVTAGSLGTSSTSLSDLSGNLAEGAHNMSGLSSSVASAAEQMSTNMNTVATSSNEAAANVNMVASATEEMTNTIQEIAINSEKARAISEEAVAQACEATSRMEKLGEAAQSIGKVTQAISDISDQTNLLALNATIEAARAGDVGKGFAVVANEIKELAKQTASATQEIRTQIDGIQGSTSDTIDQIDKISKVIHSVNDLVSTIATAVEEQSVTTKEIAGNVAQASQGIQEVNANVTQSSTVSGEIAKEIASVNGISAQLSGNSNQVNQNADALYRLSNQLNELVGKFKYAS is encoded by the coding sequence ATGCACTGGGGGCTGGTCAGCAATAATAAAGGGCAAAAAATGCTTAAAAAATCGAAATTAGGCTACGGCGCGGTTAATCTTGGCATTCGGGGCAAGCTTCTTATACCAACCTTAGGGACGCTGGTGATTGTTATTATCGGATTATCTGCGGCCCTGGTATCCGTCCAACAGCGTTTGAGTGGAAATATGCGCCAGGACGTCGAAAAAACTATCGCCTCAGCCAATATTGAAATCAGCGGCGATCTGGAAAAACTCCAGGACGACATTGAAAGATCACTCGGTGACATGTCCGAGTCCTCCAGCTTAGCATTGACCCAGGCCACTACGTACGCATTGAACAAGCAAAGATCCAAGGTTGAAAGCGACTGGGAAAAGATGATGATGGAAAGTGGCGAATCCATTGCGCTTTTGATGGCCCGTGTAGCCCCCAATGCCATTCTTGGAAAAGATTTTCAGGCCCTTAACAGTTATGTCAGCGCTGCCCTTCAAAACCCGAACGTGATTTATGCTTTCTATATACGCCCGGATGGAGGCCTGCTCACCCGTTACATCGACCAGAAAAATGAAAAAATTCAGGCCTACCTGAAAACCGATGGAGATAATCGTTACAACAAAATACTCGGTGCTGCAAAGAAAGACACAAGCGTTTTGATCGTGAACAAAAGTATCGAGTTTGAAGGTGAAGTGTTGGGCGCCGTTGAACTTTGCATCAGCAAGGCATCGGTGATGGAAAAGATCGGCGACATGGAGAAGCAGTTTTCAGCATTGGTGGACAGCAACAAAATGCTTTCGTTTAAAGTGTTGCAGGAAGAATCTAATAAGGTTCAGAAAAACTTTAGTGCCATCGTGGGTGGAATTATAGATAGAAACAAATCGACGGCCGCAGCGACGGCCGACGAGTTGAAATTTGCCAGCGCAGCCATGATACAAAAGACTAAATGGATCAATCTGTCAGGGGGGTGCATCTGCATCCTGCTGGTAGCTGTCGTTCTGTTTTTCATCATTCAGCATGTTATGAAGCCATTGAACCAAACGCTTAGTGTAGTCAAGGATATTGCCGAGGGTGAAGGTGACCTGACCATACGACTCCAGCTTGCCAGCAACGATGAAATCGGAGAACTATCAAAGTGGTTCAACATATTCCTTGATAAGCTTCAGGGGATTATCGCCGACATTGCCGTTACCGCCGGGTCCCTGGGCACGTCTTCGACTTCACTGTCCGATCTCTCGGGCAATCTCGCTGAAGGTGCGCACAATATGTCTGGGCTGTCCTCGAGTGTAGCATCGGCCGCTGAGCAAATGAGCACCAACATGAATACTGTGGCCACATCCAGTAATGAGGCCGCAGCGAATGTAAACATGGTCGCTTCAGCGACGGAGGAGATGACGAATACGATCCAGGAGATTGCGATAAATTCTGAAAAAGCGCGCGCAATTTCCGAAGAGGCAGTCGCCCAGGCATGTGAGGCAACATCGCGCATGGAGAAATTGGGTGAGGCTGCTCAATCGATCGGCAAGGTTACTCAGGCCATATCAGATATCTCTGACCAGACGAATCTGCTGGCATTGAATGCAACCATAGAAGCTGCCCGGGCTGGCGATGTGGGAAAAGGTTTTGCGGTGGTTGCCAATGAAATTAAGGAACTGGCCAAGCAAACTGCGTCTGCGACCCAGGAAATTCGAACCCAGATCGATGGAATCCAAGGATCTACATCTGATACTATCGATCAGATAGATAAGATTTCGAAGGTAATTCACAGCGTCAATGACCTTGTATCAACTATAGCTACGGCTGTTGAAGAGCAGTCTGTTACGACAAAAGAGATTGCAGGAAACGTTGCCCAAGCATCCCAGGGAATTCAGGAAGTTAACGCAAATGTGACTCAAAGCAGTACAGTATCCGGTGAAATCGCCAAAGAAATTGCCAGTGTCAATGGCATCTCTGCCCAACTAAGCGGAAATAGCAACCAAGTGAACCAAAACGCTGATGCATTGTATCGTCTATCGAATCAATTGAATGAGTTGGTTGGCAAATTCAAGTATGCAAGTTAG
- a CDS encoding TolC family protein, translating into MMETSCRRLAPIFPSDCLFFGCLLFRCLLVGRLLLGLLLLGLFPAGTALHAAENAPAPSSGGFQSIVGATGPLKITMVEAVLICLENNASLAVQRLNPAIRQTSETEAAAIFDPTLNADVAAGRTEGERLARSGSETESFTNDEAQGIISLSQYFPTGTTVALEADTQYTDSSLYDDSFYETRFGMTVNQALLRGLGRDVNLVRLRQARLETRMSEYELRGFSEALVAEVEHTYWDYALAQRQIEIVEESLKVARQQLNETEQLIEVGRLARAELAAVQAEVAAQEQARIEARANRESMRLRLLRLLNPPGPRIWERDVTLIYEPTLPDIRLEPVEQYVAVAMRMRPILNQTRLEIERGDLELVKTRNGLLPRLDLFVTLGKSGYANSFGDTFDRLDGDSYDAQAGLTFQLPLFNREAEALHRRAQLTREQTQKAMNNLAQLVEVDVRTAHIEVDRTQQQIGASSATRRFDEEKLRTETEKLRVGRSTSYLVAQAQRDLLASRLAEVRALVNYIKALIDLYRLDGSLLERRGIAAPGREPVQLQKMK; encoded by the coding sequence ATGATGGAAACCTCCTGCCGGCGCCTGGCGCCGATTTTTCCGAGCGATTGTCTGTTTTTCGGGTGCCTGCTTTTCAGGTGTCTGCTTGTCGGGCGTCTGCTGCTCGGGCTCCTGCTGCTCGGGCTCTTCCCGGCCGGTACGGCACTGCACGCCGCCGAAAATGCCCCAGCACCTTCCTCCGGCGGTTTCCAAAGCATAGTGGGTGCGACGGGGCCTCTTAAAATCACCATGGTCGAAGCGGTCCTGATCTGCCTGGAGAACAACGCCTCGCTGGCCGTGCAGCGGTTGAATCCCGCCATCCGGCAGACCTCGGAAACGGAGGCGGCGGCCATCTTCGATCCCACGTTGAATGCCGATGTCGCGGCCGGCCGGACCGAGGGCGAACGCCTGGCCAGGTCCGGTTCCGAGACCGAATCCTTTACCAACGACGAGGCCCAAGGGATCATCTCCCTCTCCCAATACTTTCCCACCGGCACCACGGTGGCCTTGGAAGCCGACACGCAATACACCGACTCTTCGCTCTACGATGACAGCTTCTACGAAACGCGCTTCGGCATGACGGTCAACCAGGCCCTGCTCAGGGGCCTCGGCCGGGATGTCAACCTGGTCCGCCTGCGCCAGGCACGCTTGGAGACGCGCATGTCGGAATACGAGCTGCGAGGTTTTTCGGAAGCATTGGTGGCCGAAGTCGAGCACACCTACTGGGACTACGCGCTGGCCCAGCGCCAGATCGAAATTGTCGAAGAGTCGCTCAAGGTGGCCCGGCAGCAGCTCAACGAAACCGAACAACTGATCGAGGTGGGCCGCCTGGCCCGGGCCGAACTGGCCGCAGTCCAGGCCGAGGTGGCCGCCCAGGAACAGGCCCGCATCGAAGCGCGGGCCAACCGGGAATCCATGCGGCTGCGGCTGCTGCGCCTGCTCAATCCCCCCGGGCCGCGCATCTGGGAGCGCGACGTGACGCTGATCTATGAACCCACCCTGCCCGACATCCGCCTGGAACCGGTCGAACAGTACGTGGCGGTGGCTATGCGCATGCGCCCGATCCTCAACCAGACCCGCCTGGAGATCGAACGCGGCGACCTGGAACTGGTAAAGACCCGCAACGGCCTGCTGCCGCGCCTCGACCTGTTCGTCACCCTGGGCAAAAGCGGTTATGCCAATTCCTTCGGCGATACCTTCGACCGCCTGGACGGCGACAGTTACGATGCCCAGGCCGGCCTCACCTTTCAATTGCCCCTGTTCAACCGGGAAGCCGAAGCACTTCATCGCCGGGCGCAGCTCACCCGTGAACAGACCCAGAAGGCGATGAACAACCTGGCCCAGCTGGTGGAGGTCGACGTGCGAACCGCCCACATCGAGGTCGACCGCACCCAGCAGCAGATCGGCGCCTCGTCGGCCACCCGCCGGTTCGACGAAGAGAAGCTGCGCACCGAAACCGAAAAATTGCGCGTGGGCCGGTCGACCAGCTACCTGGTGGCCCAGGCCCAGCGCGATCTGCTGGCCAGCCGCCTCGCCGAGGTGCGCGCCCTGGTCAACTACATCAAGGCCCTGATCGATCTATACCGCCTCGATGGTTCGCTGCTCGAACGCCGCGGCATCGCCGCACCAGGACGGGAACCGGTGCAATTGCAAAAAATGAAATAG